A window of the Mus pahari chromosome 1, PAHARI_EIJ_v1.1, whole genome shotgun sequence genome harbors these coding sequences:
- the LOC110315477 gene encoding probable isocitrate dehydrogenase [NAD] gamma 2, mitochondrial, with amino-acid sequence MIGKMLAVTSCSMKTILQPAVLHGHSREVVCELVTSFRSFCSRYAVPPSPKYGGRHTVTMIPGDGIGPELMVHVKRIFKSNCVPVDFEEVWVTSTSNEEEINNALMAIRRNRVALKGNIATNHNLPARYKSHNTKFRTILDLYASVVHFKTFPGVMTRHKDIDILVVRENTEGEYTNLEHESVKGVVESLKIVTKTKSVRIADYAFKLAQKMGRKKVTVVHKANIMKLGDGLFLQCCKDVAAHYPQITLESMIIDNTAMQLVSKPQQFDVMVMPNLYGNIINSICTGLVGGSGIVPGANYGDSYAIFETGSKEIGKDLAHRNIANPVAMLLTSCIMLDYLDLQPYATHIRSAVMASLQNKAVCTPDIGGQGNTASTIEYILDYMKGQTSGCHPNFFLHFT; translated from the coding sequence ATGATAGGAAAGATGTTGGCAGTAACCAGCTGTTCTATGAAAACAATTCTCCAACCTGCTGTTCTTCATGGCCATTCTAGGGAGGTAGTATGTGAGCTTGTGACCTCCTTCAGAAGTTTCTGCTCACGTTATGCAGTGCCTCCTTCACCAAAGTATGGTGGAAGACACACGGTGACTATGATTCCTGGAGATGGCATTGGGCCTGAGCTTATGGTTCATGTCAAGAGAATATTCAAATCAAATTGTGTGCCAGTGGACTTTGAAGAGGTGTGGGTCACTTCGACATCTAATGAAGAGGAGATCAACAATGCTCTCATGGCCATCCGTCGGAACCGTGTCGCTCTGAAGGGCAATATTGCAACCAACCACAATCTGCCTGCCCGTTACAAGTCTCACAACACCAAGTTTCGCACCATCCTTGACCTCTATGCCAGTGTCGTCCATTTCAAGACTTTTCCTGGTGTAATGACCCGACACAAGGACATAGACATCTTGGTTGTCCGGGAGAACACAGAGGGGGAGTACACTAACCTAGAGCATGAGAGTGTGAAAGGAGTGGTAGAGAGCCTTAAGATTGTGACAAAGACCAAATCTGTGCGCATTGCTGATTATGCCTTCAAGTTGGCTCAAAAGATGGGGCGGAAAAAGGTGACAGTTGTTCACAAAGCCAACATCATGAAACTGGGAGATGGGCTCTTCCTTCAGTGCTGTAAGGATGTGGCAGCTCACTATCCTCAGATCACCTTAGAGAGTATGATTATAGACAACACCGCAATGCAGTTGGTATCAAAACCCCAACAGTTTGATGTCATGGTGATGCCCAATCTTTATGGCAACATTATCAACAGTATCTGCACAGGGCTGGTTGGAGGGTCAGGGATTGTCCCTGGAGCCAATTATGGTGATTCATATGCGATATTTGAGACGGGTTCAAAGGAAATAGGTAAAGATTTAGCTCACAGAAATATTGCCAACCCTGTCGCCATGCTGCTGACCAGCTGTATCATGCTGGACTACCTTGATCTCCAACCCTATGCCACTCACATCCGCTCTGCAGTCATGGCATCCTTACAAAACAAAGCGGTCTGCACTCCAGACATTGGAGGTCAGGGGAACACTGCAAGCACTATAGAGTACATCTTAGACTACATGAAGGGACAGACTAGTGGATGTCATCCAAATTTCTTCCTGCACTTCACTTGA